The Kiritimatiellaceae bacterium genome contains a region encoding:
- the amrB gene encoding AmmeMemoRadiSam system protein B, protein MRGMVREPAVAGMFYPADSGGLRRMIEGFLATAKPGPHPKAIIAPHAGYVYSGPIAASVYKRINPAGISRVVLIGPSHRVPFRGLAASSAPAWRTPLGEVSVARPNFVQISDAAHAQEHSLEVQVPFLQVVLGDFTLLPLVAGDASAEEVAEVLEKCWGGPETLIVISSDLSHYENYKTARAMDFAAAKAIVALNPRGLDYDNACGLVPICGLVHLAKQKKMRAELVDLRNSGDTAGPRDSVVGYGAFAFYE, encoded by the coding sequence ATGAGAGGGATGGTTAGAGAGCCCGCCGTGGCGGGTATGTTTTATCCGGCGGATTCCGGCGGACTGCGCCGGATGATCGAAGGGTTTCTGGCGACGGCCAAGCCGGGGCCGCATCCGAAGGCGATTATCGCGCCGCACGCCGGATACGTTTATTCCGGCCCGATCGCCGCCAGCGTTTATAAGCGGATCAATCCGGCAGGCATTTCGCGCGTCGTGCTGATCGGCCCGTCGCACCGTGTACCATTTCGCGGACTGGCGGCTTCCAGCGCTCCGGCGTGGCGCACGCCGCTCGGTGAAGTTTCCGTTGCCCGTCCGAACTTTGTTCAAATCAGCGACGCGGCCCACGCGCAGGAACACAGTCTTGAAGTTCAGGTGCCGTTTCTGCAAGTTGTGCTGGGCGATTTTACTTTGCTTCCGCTGGTTGCCGGTGACGCTTCCGCCGAGGAAGTTGCCGAGGTGCTTGAAAAATGCTGGGGCGGACCGGAAACGCTGATTGTGATCAGCTCCGATCTCAGTCACTACGAAAATTATAAAACCGCCCGCGCCATGGATTTCGCCGCCGCCAAGGCGATCGTTGCACTCAATCCGCGCGGACTAGATTATGACAACGCCTGCGGACTGGTTCCGATCTGCGGACTGGTTCATCTGGCGAAACAGAAAAAGATGCGCGCCGAGCTGGTTGATCTGCGGAATTCCGGCGATACCGCCGGGCCGCGCGACTCCGTCGTCGGCTACGGAGCCTTTGCGTTCTACGAATAA
- the pyk gene encoding pyruvate kinase has protein sequence MRNKQTKIICTLALNRCESDFIKQLVENGMDVVRLNTAHLSIQDAEKIVANIRAVSDRVGILLDTKGPEVRTCNMTKTLQLKTGDTVEVGAVSIPENGFQVSYSGFVEEVPVGSRILIDDGLIALAVEKKTGDTLICTALNDGEIKNKKGVNVPGIRLDLPALTEKDAEFIDWATRNDVDFIAHSFVRCREDILAIQGILDLRRSPIKIIAKIENREGVNHLESILDVAHGIMVARGDLGIEIPGEEVPGVQKQMIMACIRRAKPVITATQMMQSMIDNPRPTRAEVSDVANAIYDGTDAVMLSGETAYGKFPVEAVQMMAKIAKTVESQKESLLATLPVHQQKQEVMPRNHLAKAAVSCAAALPVKAIITSTRAGETARICASYRGKVPILALSDHMSTVRQLSLSYGVYSANIQVTQTTDDELVKVCLRKMLDEKRIERDDLIVFIGGGHKDASQHTNMIQIETPAMLLKQ, from the coding sequence ATGCGCAATAAGCAGACCAAAATTATCTGCACGCTGGCTCTGAACCGGTGTGAAAGTGATTTCATTAAGCAACTCGTCGAAAACGGCATGGATGTCGTGCGCCTGAATACGGCACACCTGAGCATCCAGGATGCTGAAAAAATTGTTGCCAACATTCGCGCCGTTTCGGATCGCGTCGGCATACTGCTCGATACAAAAGGCCCGGAAGTCCGCACCTGCAACATGACAAAAACTTTGCAGCTGAAAACCGGAGATACAGTCGAAGTCGGCGCGGTCAGCATTCCGGAGAACGGATTTCAGGTTTCATACAGCGGCTTCGTCGAAGAAGTTCCCGTCGGCAGCCGGATCTTGATTGATGACGGACTGATCGCCCTTGCTGTCGAAAAGAAAACCGGCGACACACTGATCTGTACCGCACTCAACGACGGTGAAATCAAAAACAAAAAAGGCGTCAACGTTCCCGGCATCAGACTTGATCTGCCGGCACTCACCGAAAAAGATGCCGAATTTATTGACTGGGCCACGCGCAATGATGTGGATTTCATCGCGCACTCCTTTGTTCGCTGCCGCGAAGACATTCTGGCCATTCAGGGGATTCTCGACCTCCGGCGCAGCCCGATCAAAATCATTGCCAAAATTGAAAACCGCGAAGGAGTGAACCATCTGGAATCAATCCTCGATGTTGCGCACGGAATCATGGTCGCCCGCGGCGATCTCGGTATCGAAATCCCCGGCGAAGAAGTCCCCGGTGTTCAGAAGCAGATGATCATGGCCTGCATCCGCCGCGCCAAACCGGTCATCACCGCCACGCAGATGATGCAATCCATGATTGATAATCCGCGCCCCACCCGCGCCGAGGTGAGCGACGTCGCCAACGCCATCTACGACGGCACCGACGCCGTCATGCTCAGCGGCGAGACCGCCTACGGAAAATTTCCGGTTGAAGCGGTACAGATGATGGCGAAAATTGCCAAGACCGTCGAATCGCAGAAAGAATCTTTGCTCGCCACATTGCCGGTGCATCAGCAGAAACAGGAAGTCATGCCGCGCAACCATCTAGCCAAAGCGGCCGTATCCTGCGCTGCGGCACTACCGGTTAAAGCCATCATCACCAGCACCCGCGCCGGCGAAACCGCCCGCATCTGCGCCTCGTACCGCGGCAAAGTTCCGATTCTCGCACTGTCCGACCACATGAGTACTGTTCGCCAGCTGTCGCTCAGCTACGGCGTTTATTCAGCAAACATTCAGGTGACTCAGACCACCGACGACGAACTCGTCAAAGTCTGCCTGCGAAAAATGCTGGATGAAAAACGGATTGAGCGGGACGACCTGATCGTCTTCATCGGCGGCGGGCATAAAGACGCCTCGCAACACACCAACATGATTCAGATCGAAACCCCCGCCATGCTGCTCAAGCAGTGA
- a CDS encoding anaerobic ribonucleoside-triphosphate reductase activating protein: MMLPGASAPRKQAALPQGESSVYAFLEKPSMIDYPGYLCGVFFVSGCNFACGFCHNAPLMGKKQKGLTWGRLDEICRKFKAEWVDAVCITGGEPTLAADLIGLIKFFRSYGFKIKLDSNGALPEVLKECLPLVDYIAMDIKAGLSGYPELVGFTQTEKIAESVKLIMSSGVDHEFRTTVIEPFHTDDQVQEISELIKGARRYCIQPFIPKDNLPDLRMRETKRTTPARLRRIEQLMKSFVKEVIVRGA, encoded by the coding sequence GTGATGCTCCCCGGAGCGTCAGCTCCGCGTAAGCAGGCGGCTCTGCCGCAAGGTGAGTCGTCTGTTTACGCATTTTTAGAAAAGCCCTCGATGATCGACTACCCCGGCTATCTGTGCGGGGTTTTTTTCGTCAGTGGCTGCAACTTTGCCTGCGGATTCTGCCACAACGCCCCGCTCATGGGGAAAAAGCAGAAAGGGCTGACATGGGGCCGTCTCGACGAAATCTGCCGCAAATTCAAAGCCGAATGGGTTGATGCCGTCTGCATCACCGGCGGCGAACCGACGCTTGCCGCCGACCTCATCGGATTGATTAAATTTTTCCGCAGTTACGGTTTTAAAATCAAACTCGACTCCAACGGCGCGCTGCCGGAGGTGCTTAAAGAATGCCTGCCGCTGGTGGACTATATCGCCATGGACATTAAAGCCGGACTTTCCGGCTATCCCGAACTCGTCGGCTTCACCCAGACCGAAAAAATTGCTGAATCGGTCAAACTCATCATGAGCAGCGGCGTGGATCACGAATTCCGCACCACCGTCATCGAACCGTTCCACACCGATGATCAGGTGCAGGAAATTTCAGAACTCATCAAAGGCGCACGGCGCTACTGCATCCAGCCGTTTATCCCCAAAGACAACCTGCCTGACCTTCGTATGCGCGAAACCAAACGCACTACCCCCGCCCGCCTTCGCCGCATCGAACAGCTCATGAAGTCATTCGTGAAAGAGGTCATCGTCCGTGGCGCGTAG
- a CDS encoding alpha/beta hydrolase — MIVKILFFAAAAVLVSRGEGSPDKIVPYKKVGDAELTLHIFNPPGHQASDKTPTIVFFFGGGWVSGEPSMFYKQSAYLASRGMVAICADYRTKGTYQTTPQECVKDGKSAMRWVRAHAAELGIDPQMIAAGGGSAGGQVAAAAALTKGFNETSDDLSVSCRPDALVLFNPVFDNGPGSYGHGTVKEYWEGFSPMNNIATGAPPTLVMLGTADQLVPVSTAEKYKMLMEQVGSRCDLKLYEGAKHAFFNSGKAFESTLLEADKFLISLGYLKGEPTLKN, encoded by the coding sequence ATGATTGTTAAAATTCTGTTTTTTGCGGCGGCGGCGGTTCTGGTGAGCAGAGGAGAAGGATCCCCTGATAAAATCGTCCCGTACAAGAAGGTCGGTGACGCCGAATTGACCCTTCATATTTTTAATCCTCCGGGACATCAGGCATCAGATAAAACTCCGACAATTGTTTTCTTCTTTGGCGGCGGGTGGGTTAGCGGTGAACCGTCCATGTTTTACAAACAAAGCGCCTATCTTGCCTCCAGAGGAATGGTGGCAATTTGCGCGGACTACCGGACCAAGGGCACGTATCAGACGACTCCTCAGGAATGTGTCAAAGACGGGAAGTCCGCTATGCGCTGGGTTCGCGCTCACGCAGCGGAATTAGGAATTGATCCGCAAATGATCGCTGCAGGCGGCGGTTCCGCCGGCGGCCAGGTGGCGGCGGCAGCCGCGCTGACCAAGGGATTCAATGAAACGAGTGATGATTTGTCTGTCAGTTGCCGTCCGGATGCGCTGGTGCTGTTTAATCCGGTCTTTGACAATGGCCCGGGCAGCTACGGCCACGGTACGGTGAAAGAGTACTGGGAGGGATTTTCGCCGATGAACAACATCGCCACCGGCGCTCCGCCGACGCTGGTGATGCTGGGAACCGCCGATCAGCTGGTTCCGGTTTCGACAGCAGAGAAATATAAAATGCTCATGGAACAGGTTGGCTCTCGCTGTGATTTGAAACTCTACGAGGGAGCCAAACATGCGTTTTTCAATAGCGGGAAAGCATTTGAGAGCACTTTGCTGGAAGCGGATAAATTTTTGATTTCGCTGGGCTACCTCAAAGGAGAGCCGACGCTGAAGAACTGA
- the queF gene encoding NADPH-dependent 7-cyano-7-deazaguanine reductase QueF, producing the protein MSNIEGLKLLKKGEKNYPKKPDASILETFKNSNPQRDYWITFETSEFTSLCPITGQPDFATIKIEYIPNKLCVESKSLKLFLFSFRNEGSFYEDVTNRIFTDLTAVCKPRRLIVTGDFTARGGIRSSVRVDSADS; encoded by the coding sequence ATGAGTAATATCGAAGGACTGAAACTGCTGAAGAAGGGCGAGAAGAACTATCCGAAAAAACCGGATGCTTCGATTCTGGAAACCTTCAAAAACTCCAATCCGCAGCGCGACTACTGGATCACCTTTGAAACCTCCGAGTTCACCTCGCTTTGTCCGATCACCGGCCAGCCCGACTTCGCGACGATCAAGATCGAATACATTCCCAATAAACTCTGTGTGGAGAGCAAATCGCTCAAACTGTTTCTCTTTTCGTTCCGCAACGAAGGCTCGTTCTACGAAGACGTCACCAACCGCATCTTCACCGACCTGACCGCCGTCTGCAAACCGCGCCGACTGATCGTCACCGGCGACTTCACCGCCCGCGGCGGTATCCGCTCCAGTGTTCGCGTCGATTCGGCGGATTCTTAA
- a CDS encoding RidA family protein, protein MKREIIRTETAPSPVGPYSQAVKVGDTLYCSGQIPLNPSGGAIPDGIEAQTRQVLANLKAVLTAGGADFQNVVKTTVFLKDMNDFPAMNAIYGSAFTDAPPARSTVQVARLPKDVLVEIDAIAAL, encoded by the coding sequence ATGAAAAGAGAAATCATCCGCACAGAAACTGCGCCCTCACCGGTCGGCCCATACTCTCAGGCCGTTAAAGTCGGCGACACGCTTTACTGCTCCGGCCAGATTCCTCTGAATCCGTCCGGCGGCGCGATTCCTGACGGCATCGAAGCGCAGACGCGGCAGGTGCTGGCGAATCTGAAAGCTGTCCTGACGGCTGGCGGCGCGGATTTTCAAAACGTCGTAAAAACCACCGTCTTTCTGAAAGACATGAACGACTTTCCCGCCATGAACGCCATCTATGGCTCAGCTTTCACCGACGCCCCGCCCGCCCGTTCAACCGTGCAGGTCGCCCGGCTTCCAAAAGACGTCCTCGTCGAAATCGACGCTATCGCCGCGCTTTAA
- a CDS encoding HAD-IIIA family hydrolase, whose translation MQKQLLIFDLDGTLADTRADLATGINLMRAHYGLSPLSMKKIETYVGDGIRVLVERSLEGAAVDVDEALALDKKFYAEHMLDETVLYPGVADGLKKLAADGHLLAVLSNKPGDPSRTILNHLGVGHLFSWIIGGGDLPNLKPSPDGILALIGATGIAPENVWMLGDHHTDLEVAHNAGVKSGFVTYGIGHTGQFTPDQVWNRFGELVDFFIGSGS comes from the coding sequence ATGCAAAAGCAACTGCTCATCTTTGATCTCGACGGAACGTTGGCGGATACGCGGGCCGATCTGGCAACAGGCATCAATCTGATGCGGGCGCATTACGGGCTGTCTCCGCTCAGCATGAAAAAGATCGAAACCTACGTCGGCGACGGAATCCGCGTGCTGGTCGAACGCTCGCTGGAAGGCGCGGCGGTGGACGTTGACGAGGCGCTCGCGCTCGACAAAAAGTTTTATGCCGAGCACATGCTCGATGAAACCGTACTTTATCCGGGCGTTGCCGACGGGTTGAAGAAGCTGGCGGCGGACGGTCACCTGCTGGCAGTACTCAGTAACAAGCCGGGCGATCCGTCGCGTACCATTTTGAATCACCTCGGCGTAGGCCACTTGTTTTCGTGGATCATTGGCGGCGGCGATTTGCCGAACCTGAAGCCTTCGCCGGACGGGATTCTCGCGTTGATCGGCGCGACGGGAATCGCGCCGGAAAATGTCTGGATGCTCGGCGACCACCACACCGATCTGGAAGTGGCGCATAACGCTGGGGTCAAAAGCGGCTTCGTCACCTACGGCATCGGCCATACCGGTCAATTTACCCCCGATCAGGTCTGGAACAGATTTGGGGAACTGGTAGATTTTTTTATCGGTTCTGGGTCATAG
- a CDS encoding MFS transporter gives MIKKDVSNGAEVQPEDQASRGEIIIYGMGTAANMMAGKTYALLTPLMVITLGMSPILAGMILAIKTLWDAFTDPVMATITDNANTRWGRRRPFILVGGVSLALVCLGTWLFIPSSPRTPNVEPTAVVKPAAPIADSAVVSADKAGETVSVVPVAPIIDKKKNIRPPRKSFMASMRDGIAELEKTSKEKKHLFIYLTIALMLMATAQTVFSVPYYALGIELSPSYHGRTRVVAFRSIFDKLIGFLGPWFLPFCLGSFFVDGIEGIKWLTIILASFAIPLVILSTCFTKERTKVDRARKKVNMFASIAATAKNRHFLKIASLYVVIQVAIGLFAQLGLFINIYYVFGGDKQAGAIMSGKVGSFAALLGIPAIPLITWICKKYQKHNALRLAILMTSAGCVLNWFCLNPAYPELQYILPFFFSLGISSTYTVLGTMMADVTDIDELNTGSRREGMFGAVMAWMMKAIASIQALAAGAVLVATGFNIELGVNQLPGVILNMRLLFSFAPAILLLFSLFILYRYPLTKKRMEEIKEILAERKRVAAAAQG, from the coding sequence ATGATTAAAAAAGATGTGTCGAATGGCGCCGAGGTGCAGCCGGAAGATCAGGCCTCTCGCGGTGAGATCATAATTTACGGTATGGGAACGGCGGCCAACATGATGGCTGGCAAGACCTATGCACTTCTAACCCCCCTGATGGTTATTACGCTCGGTATGAGCCCGATTTTGGCTGGAATGATTCTCGCTATCAAAACACTTTGGGATGCTTTTACCGACCCGGTCATGGCTACCATCACCGACAATGCGAATACACGGTGGGGTCGGCGGAGACCCTTTATTTTGGTCGGTGGAGTTTCCCTTGCACTGGTTTGTCTGGGGACGTGGTTGTTTATTCCGTCTTCTCCAAGAACTCCTAATGTGGAACCGACGGCTGTGGTGAAACCGGCTGCGCCGATCGCGGATAGTGCTGTTGTTTCGGCAGATAAGGCCGGAGAAACTGTTTCTGTCGTCCCTGTTGCTCCGATTATAGATAAGAAAAAAAACATACGTCCGCCGCGCAAATCGTTCATGGCTTCTATGCGGGACGGAATTGCGGAACTCGAAAAAACTTCCAAGGAAAAGAAGCACCTGTTCATCTATCTGACGATTGCATTAATGCTTATGGCTACTGCGCAAACCGTTTTTTCCGTGCCGTATTATGCTCTCGGGATTGAGCTTTCACCTTCCTATCACGGGCGAACCCGTGTTGTTGCGTTCCGGTCTATTTTCGACAAACTGATCGGTTTCCTGGGGCCATGGTTTCTTCCCTTCTGTCTCGGGTCGTTTTTCGTGGACGGCATTGAAGGGATCAAGTGGCTCACCATTATTCTCGCCAGCTTTGCTATTCCGCTGGTCATCCTGTCGACCTGCTTCACCAAAGAGCGGACGAAAGTGGATCGTGCACGAAAAAAAGTGAACATGTTCGCGTCTATCGCGGCAACGGCCAAAAACCGGCACTTTTTAAAAATCGCCTCGTTGTATGTCGTTATTCAAGTGGCAATCGGGTTGTTTGCGCAACTGGGACTTTTTATTAATATCTACTATGTGTTCGGTGGCGACAAACAGGCCGGAGCGATTATGAGCGGCAAAGTGGGATCTTTTGCCGCATTGCTAGGTATTCCTGCAATTCCGCTGATTACCTGGATATGCAAGAAGTACCAGAAGCACAACGCTCTGCGGCTGGCGATTCTGATGACGTCTGCCGGATGCGTTTTGAACTGGTTCTGCCTGAATCCGGCATATCCGGAGTTGCAGTATATCCTGCCGTTCTTTTTCTCGCTGGGCATTTCCAGTACCTACACGGTACTCGGTACAATGATGGCGGATGTGACCGATATAGATGAACTAAACACCGGCAGTCGTCGCGAAGGAATGTTCGGCGCGGTCATGGCCTGGATGATGAAAGCGATTGCATCCATTCAGGCGCTTGCCGCTGGCGCTGTACTGGTAGCCACCGGATTTAATATTGAACTGGGTGTAAATCAGCTTCCGGGTGTAATACTAAATATGCGCCTGCTGTTCAGTTTTGCGCCAGCCATACTCCTGCTGTTTTCTCTGTTTATTCTCTACCGCTACCCGCTGACGAAAAAGCGCATGGAAGAGATCAAAGAAATCCTTGCAGAACGTAAACGCGTCGCCGCGGCTGCGCAGGGATAA
- the gcvT gene encoding glycine cleavage system aminomethyltransferase GcvT, with protein sequence MLKTTPLHGEHVALGARMAEFGGWDMPIQYEGILAEHEQTRTKTGLFDICHMGEFELTGPTVVADLERLLTMNVSTLAVGQCRYGFMLNDQGGVIDDLTCYRLGNERYMLVVNASTLESDSVWIRQHLSSGTVFTDLSDGIAKLDVQGPTSRTEIEKVIGKKLPELGYFRAESFQCLNTEMLVSRTGYTGDWGYELYFPARDAVRIWRALLANPNIKPIGLGARDTLRLEMGYSLYGHELSLDQTPVATSRGMFIRKEGGFIGEAAVRRDVANPPEFLVALEFDSKRAARAHDKVFCQSAEIGAVTSGSVSPSLGKAVALAFVKAAHAAIGSILDVEIRGKLFPAKVVELPFYKNGTARG encoded by the coding sequence ATTTTGAAAACGACACCGCTTCACGGAGAACACGTTGCGCTGGGCGCACGGATGGCTGAATTCGGCGGCTGGGATATGCCGATCCAGTACGAGGGCATTCTGGCCGAACATGAACAGACCCGCACCAAAACGGGCCTGTTCGACATTTGTCACATGGGCGAATTCGAACTGACCGGCCCGACGGTCGTCGCCGACCTTGAACGGTTACTGACGATGAATGTTTCTACGCTGGCTGTCGGCCAGTGCCGCTACGGCTTTATGCTCAATGATCAGGGCGGCGTCATTGACGACCTCACCTGTTATCGGCTCGGTAACGAACGCTATATGCTCGTCGTCAACGCCTCCACACTTGAAAGTGACTCGGTCTGGATTCGCCAGCATCTTTCGTCCGGAACTGTTTTCACCGATCTTTCCGACGGCATTGCCAAACTTGACGTGCAGGGGCCGACCTCGCGCACCGAAATCGAAAAGGTGATCGGTAAAAAACTTCCGGAGCTCGGATATTTCCGCGCCGAAAGTTTCCAGTGCTTGAACACTGAAATGCTGGTCAGCCGCACCGGCTACACCGGCGACTGGGGCTATGAACTTTATTTTCCGGCGCGGGATGCCGTCCGCATCTGGCGCGCACTGCTCGCCAATCCGAATATCAAACCGATTGGCCTCGGCGCACGCGATACGCTTCGTCTCGAAATGGGTTACTCGCTTTACGGCCACGAACTTTCACTCGACCAAACACCGGTTGCCACCAGCCGCGGAATGTTTATTCGCAAAGAGGGCGGATTCATCGGTGAAGCGGCTGTCCGGCGCGACGTGGCGAACCCGCCGGAATTTCTGGTCGCGCTGGAATTCGACAGCAAGCGCGCCGCCCGTGCCCACGACAAAGTTTTCTGCCAGAGCGCAGAGATCGGCGCGGTCACCAGCGGATCGGTTTCTCCGAGTCTCGGAAAAGCCGTCGCGCTCGCCTTTGTTAAAGCCGCTCACGCCGCTATCGGCAGTATTCTGGATGTCGAGATTCGCGGAAAACTTTTTCCCGCCAAAGTGGTTGAGCTGCCTTTCTATAAAAACGGAACGGCAAGAGGGTGA
- a CDS encoding anaerobic ribonucleoside-triphosphate reductase: MAEMITSKNALFDGFRKRSGLIVPFSPKKIEMAIHLAVEEVSRKQNTPRNEGLAPKITAQVLEQLSNPQSEFYVHPETDSKRIPHIEDVQDLVEILLAESGETLVVAAYKRYRKQRELARNSIRVRDGSLKKDKVDVTDASLLLVESHSAEVTLPWDRKRIVKQILDKTDLAVDTAISIAKSVENRIIASNMKAINTTLIREMVNNELAERGYQAQLRDLSLYGVPLDYVEKLMFTKSTENSNIVNNNPEAVNLGIAELVLKQWALDTIFTPDIKRAHNTGAVHLHDLGYPHRVYCSSHSIEYVKKYGLKGLINLNTESSPAKTASVLTGHLNTFLASMQANYAGALGIAYINILYAPYLEGMTPRELKQIAQELIFNGSQNAFSRGGQTLFLDFNIHSGVPGYMKTVPAIGPGGKYMLKLKSGLSVRLEEVLREDRDASGYKMMDLYLEEADGSQRLVMREIKGKEGLEYDAAVAADLEARGEKIVTYGDYTKEAQDFCRALLEVWGDGDSNGRIFEFPKCDFHISDETFTDPEQYQIYQAACQLAAKNGSTYFIFDRDEVTLSACCRLRTTISDNRMLRHPENMRFCGFQNVTINIPQAAYRAAHTGGDILKNFYEEIDRMMELCAQAHLQKKAKIATMMSGNGHPLWQIGKESNDGKPYVNLDTCTYIIGLIGVNDTVKFLIGQELHDSDDAQQFGLRIVAHMYTRTKKLSKKYNLKFTLEESPAESAARRLAKTDLIYFHDEAKDIVKGESEDVCYYTNSVHLTADAPVGLVGRIVEQAKYHSLIESGAITHAFVGEEQPSAASIEKLMTETFFRTQSAQVCISPEFTFCNSCHHQVRGLIDTCPACQSADVVGETRVVGYFSKVQNWNKSKRYGELKARQRGQYAIETADVCTEQKTVNAQ; the protein is encoded by the coding sequence ATGGCTGAAATGATTACATCAAAAAACGCACTTTTCGACGGATTCCGCAAACGCTCAGGACTGATTGTACCTTTCAGCCCTAAAAAAATAGAAATGGCGATCCATCTGGCGGTTGAAGAAGTGTCCCGCAAACAGAATACACCGCGCAACGAAGGCCTCGCCCCGAAAATCACTGCTCAGGTTCTCGAACAGCTCAGCAACCCCCAGTCTGAGTTTTATGTACATCCTGAAACCGACAGCAAACGCATCCCGCACATTGAAGATGTACAGGATCTCGTCGAAATTCTATTGGCCGAAAGCGGCGAAACGCTCGTCGTCGCCGCTTACAAACGCTACCGCAAACAGCGCGAACTGGCCCGCAACAGCATCCGGGTGCGCGACGGCAGCTTGAAAAAAGACAAAGTGGACGTCACCGACGCCAGCCTGTTACTGGTTGAATCCCATTCTGCCGAAGTCACTCTCCCTTGGGATCGCAAGCGCATCGTGAAGCAAATCCTCGACAAGACCGACCTCGCCGTCGACACCGCCATCAGCATCGCGAAGTCGGTTGAAAACCGCATCATCGCGAGCAACATGAAGGCCATTAACACCACGCTTATCCGTGAAATGGTGAATAATGAACTGGCTGAACGCGGCTATCAGGCGCAATTGCGCGACCTTTCTCTCTACGGCGTACCGCTCGACTACGTCGAAAAACTGATGTTCACCAAGTCCACCGAAAACAGCAATATCGTCAACAATAACCCCGAAGCGGTGAACCTCGGAATCGCCGAACTGGTACTCAAACAGTGGGCACTCGACACAATTTTCACTCCCGACATCAAGCGTGCGCACAACACCGGTGCCGTGCATCTGCACGACCTCGGCTATCCGCACCGCGTTTATTGTTCCAGCCACTCGATCGAATATGTCAAAAAATACGGCCTAAAAGGACTGATCAACCTCAACACAGAATCCAGTCCGGCAAAAACAGCTTCGGTGCTGACTGGCCACCTCAACACGTTCCTTGCTTCCATGCAGGCCAATTATGCCGGCGCGCTCGGCATCGCCTACATCAATATTCTTTACGCACCGTACCTCGAAGGAATGACCCCTCGCGAGCTCAAGCAGATTGCGCAGGAGCTGATCTTCAACGGCTCGCAAAATGCGTTCAGCCGCGGCGGACAGACGCTGTTCCTGGATTTTAATATTCACTCCGGTGTTCCGGGTTACATGAAAACCGTTCCGGCTATCGGCCCGGGCGGGAAATATATGCTTAAGCTGAAATCCGGACTGAGCGTCCGCCTCGAAGAGGTTCTGCGCGAAGACCGTGATGCCAGCGGCTACAAGATGATGGATCTTTACCTCGAAGAAGCAGACGGCTCCCAGCGTCTAGTCATGCGCGAAATCAAAGGCAAAGAAGGTCTGGAATATGACGCCGCCGTGGCCGCCGACCTTGAAGCCCGCGGCGAGAAAATCGTCACCTACGGCGACTACACCAAAGAAGCACAGGATTTCTGTCGCGCTCTGCTCGAAGTCTGGGGCGACGGCGACAGCAACGGCCGCATCTTTGAATTCCCGAAATGCGACTTTCATATCAGCGATGAAACCTTCACCGATCCGGAGCAGTACCAGATTTATCAGGCCGCCTGCCAGCTGGCCGCGAAGAACGGATCAACCTATTTCATCTTCGACCGCGATGAAGTTACGCTGTCGGCCTGCTGCCGCCTGCGCACCACCATCAGCGACAACCGCATGTTGCGCCACCCGGAAAACATGCGCTTCTGCGGCTTCCAGAACGTCACCATCAACATCCCGCAGGCGGCTTACCGCGCCGCGCACACCGGCGGCGACATTCTGAAAAACTTCTACGAAGAAATCGACCGGATGATGGAACTCTGTGCGCAGGCCCACCTGCAGAAGAAAGCCAAGATCGCCACGATGATGAGCGGTAACGGTCATCCGCTCTGGCAGATCGGCAAAGAATCGAACGACGGCAAGCCTTACGTCAACCTCGACACCTGCACCTACATTATCGGCCTGATCGGCGTCAACGACACCGTCAAATTCCTGATCGGCCAGGAATTGCACGACAGCGACGACGCTCAGCAGTTCGGCCTGCGGATCGTGGCTCACATGTACACCCGCACCAAAAAGCTGAGCAAAAAATACAACCTCAAGTTCACGCTGGAAGAATCGCCGGCCGAAAGTGCCGCACGCCGTCTGGCCAAGACCGACCTCATCTACTTCCACGACGAAGCCAAAGACATCGTCAAAGGCGAATCCGAGGATGTCTGCTACTACACCAACTCCGTGCATCTCACCGCCGACGCCCCGGTCGGCTTGGTTGGTCGCATCGTCGAACAGGCGAAATATCACAGCCTGATTGAATCCGGTGCCATCACCCACGCATTCGTCGGCGAAGAACAGCCTTCAGCGGCCTCCATTGAGAAGCTTATGACGGAAACCTTCTTCCGAACGCAGTCGGCGCAGGTGTGCATCTCGCCGGAATTCACCTTCTGCAACAGCTGCCACCACCAGGTGCGCGGTCTGATCGACACCTGCCCCGCCTGCCAGTCTGCCGATGTCGTCGGCGAAACCCGCGTGGTCGGCTACTTCAGCAAAGTGCAGAACTGGAATAAATCCAAACGCTACGGCGAACTTAAAGCCCGCCAGAGAGGCCAGTACGCAATTGAAACTGCGGATGTCTGCACTGAGCAAAAAACCGTCAACGCCCAGTAA